CGTCGTGGAGCATCCCGGGGTGCGGTCCTTCGAGGGCGGGCCCGACTTCCGCGCCGCGCGGCTGGTTCTGGGAGGGCGGAGGGTCACGGGGGACGTGGAAGTGCACCTGACGCCCTCGGGCTGGACGGCGCACGGGCACGACCGCGACCCGGCCTACGCGGGGGTGGTTCTGCACGTGGTCCTGCGCCGGGATCCGTTCCGCGAGCCGCCGCCGGGGCCGCCGGTGCTCGTGCTGGAACCGTATCTTTTCGAGGCGGCGGGTTCGGATCCGGAACCGGCGCCCGGTCCGGCGGAGCTGGACGCGCTCGGGGACCGGTGGTTCGCGGAGCGGCGGGCGCGGCTGGCGCGGGGGATGGAGCGGCGGGGGGCGGAGGAGACGCTGTACCGCGAGATTCTCGTGGCGCTGGGGTACAAGCACAACAAGGCGGCGATGGCGGAGCTGGCGCGGCGGTGCCCGCTGTCGGCGCTTCCGGAGACCGCCGGGGAGATCGAGGCGCGGCTTCAGGCGGAGGCGCGGGCGCTTCCGGCGGGAATGTGGCGGCTGCGGAACGTCCGGCCCGCGAATCATCCGTTTCGCAGGCTCTCCGGTCTGGCGCGTTTCCTGGCGGCCGCGCGGGACGAGGGCCTGGCGCGGGGGCTGGCGCGGCGGGCGACGCTTGAAGAGATGCGGGCATGGCTCGATCCGGACGGGACGGGGCTCATCGGCCCGGACCGGGCGCTCGAAATCGCGCTCAACATTTTCGTGCCCTTTCTCGGGGAGGAGGCGTGGCGGCGCGCGGCGGGCGGCCCGCCGCCGGCGCTTCCCGGCGCCCTGCGCCGCCTCCGGGGGCGCCTGAGGATCGACACCGTGCGCCGCTACTTCGGGGCGCTCCGCTGGGCGCGGCGTTTTGACTTGCTCCTCCCGGAAGGGCGTGCTAAGCTCGAAAAGCTCGGACGGCAGGGGTTGCCTGGGTGGGGCGCCGTCCCCTGAGGGTTATGGAGGGTCGTGGGATGTCCCTTCGGCTCGTCCGCTGCCCTTATTGCGGTAAGAGGTTCAACGTGGGAGGCGTGGCCGCCGGCACGCGGCTGCGCTGCGCCGGATGCACGGCGGTCCTGACGGTCCCGCGCGCGGGAGATTCGCCGGGGCCGCGCTCCGGCTGGTCGCTCGCCCTGCAGATCGTCACGGGGGCTGCGGCGGGCTTGGCGGCCGCCTGGATGATCGCCGCGCTCCTGCGCCCCGAACCCGAACCCCTGCCCGCCCCGCCGCGCCTTCCCGAACGGACGGCCGAAAAGGCGCCCCGCGTTCCGGACCTTCCGGCCGTTCCCGAACAGGTGGCTTCCTATCAGGACGATCCGTACGGCCGGGCCGTCCGGCGGCTCCAGCAGGAATTCGGCTCCCGGTTCTTTTATCATAAGGCCAAGCCGTACCTCATCGCCCTCGAAGCCTCCCCCCGATATCACGCCACAATGGTCATGGAAGACTACGCCCAGCGGATGGAGGTCCTCCATTCCGCCTTCCAGCGGGAGTTCGGCCGGACCCTCAACCTTCCGGAGGTCGAGCCCGCGCTGGTCGTGCTGATCTTCAATTCGCGCGAAAGCTTCGACCGCTATTTCCTCGAGCGCGACCGCAAGCGGATGTCCGATTCGATCAAGGGCATCTACGAATACGACCGCGAGCGCCGCCGCGTCGTGGTCTATCACGACTACAACGTCCCCTACGATGTGCTCTTTCACGAGGGCGTCCATCAGCTCGTTCACCATCACACGCTGCGGGAAACGGAAGGGCGCCGCGTGTTCGGGACGTACTGGCTCCAGGAGGGACTGGGCACGTACTTCGAAGGGCTCCGCCGGGGCGAGCAGGGCGGGTTCTTCGACCCGGCCGGCGGCCGCGACCGCCTGCCGACGCTCAAGCAGGCGCTTCCCCCCCGCGGGGGCGGAAAGGGCGACTTCATCCCTCTCAACGTCCTGGTCGGCCTGACCGTGGACCACTTCTGGCAGTGGTTCGAGGAGGGGATGCTCGCCGAGCCGGAGCAGACGACGCAGAAGGCCAGGCTCTACTACGCGCAGTCGTGGGCGCTCGTGCACTTCCTGCGGCACCGCGGCGCGGCCCACGGCACGGTGCTGGACGAATACCTGCGCCGTGAAATCGCCGGACGGGGCGGCAAGGAGGTCTTCGAGGACCTCGTCCGGCACCATCTCAAGATGGAGCTGCCGGAGCTCGAAGAGGAGTTCATCGCCTACATCCAGGGTCTGCGGTAACCATGGCGGCGTGGGTGCTCGGGGCGGCGGCGCTCCTGGGATCCGTCCAGGACCTCGAAGCGCTTTTCGAATCCCTCCGGTCCGAGGATCCCGCCGAGCGGCGCGGGGCGCTGGAGGCGCTGCGGGCGCGGGGGGCGGAAGCGGTTCCCGCGGCGGCCCGTCTTCTGGCCGCTTCTTCTCCGGATCCCTCGGGACGCGTGGCGGAGCTGGCGCGCCGGCTGGCCTCTCCGGACTGGAAGGAGCGCGACCGGGCGATGCGGGAGCTGGCCGGACTGGGACGCGCGGCGCTCGGGGCGCTCGAGACGTACGCGGGGGCGGCGGATCCCGAGGTGGCCTGGCGCGCCCGGTCCGCCGCCGCGGAGATCCGTGCGCGCGCGGGCCGGGAAGAGCGGGCCGACGAGCTGCGCGCGATGCTCCTGTGCGACTTCCTGGGAGAAATCGGAGATCCGCGCGGCGTTCCGTCGCTTCTCGAAGTCCTCTTGTCGGGAGCGCCGGATCGGCGGCCGGAGCTGCGGCGGCGCGCGGCGGAGGCCCTGGCGCGCCTGCGGGAGCACCTCGCCCCCGCGCAGGCGAAGGCGGCGGCCGAGCGTGTCCTGGCGATGCTCGAGACCGCTCCCTCGCCGCGCGAGAAGAGCCTTCTCGTCAAGGTCCTGGCCCGGCTGGGGACGCCCGTGGGAGTGCGCCCGCTGGCGGCGCTGCTGGCGGACCGGAGCGAGAAGAACGTCAATCTCAAGCGTTCCTGCATGGCGGCCCTGGCCGCGTCGGAGGACCCCCAGGGCCTGCGGGCGGTGATCGAGGCGCTTTCCGACCCGGAGGTCTACGTGCGGCAGGCCGCCGCGGCGGTCCTGGCGGAGCGCGCGGGCGGGGATTTCGGCTTCGACTCCCGGGCTTCGGCCCAGGAGAATCGGGAGGCGCTCGCCCGCGTCCGCGCCTGGTGGTCCCGGACGTTCGGCCGGCCCTGGGAATAGCCGCCCCCGCCGGAGCCGCCGCGCTCCGAATGCTGACTCTTGGGTGCCGATTTGATTAAGATCACGCCATGATGATCTGCGCCTCGCTTCGGGCGGAGACGGCCGAAGAGGCTCTCGCCGGGATGCAGGACGCGCGCCGCCTGGGGGCGGATCTCTGCGAGCTGCGCGCGGATTTCCTGCGCCGTCCGGAACTCGCCCGGATTCTTCCCGCCCGGCCGCTTCCCGTGCTCGTCACCGTGCGGCCCCGGTGGGAGGGCGGCCGGTTCGAGGGAAGCGAGGAGGAGCGCTTCCGGCTTCTGGAGGAGGCGTGCCGCCTGGGGGCGGACTACGTGGATGTGGAGTTCCGGGCGCTCCGGGACTTTCCGCGGGGGAACGCCCGGGTGATCGTCTCGTGGCACGACTACGAGAAGGTGCCCGAGGACGTCGAGGCGATCGCCTCCCGGATGCGCGCGGCGGGCGCGTTCGCGGTGAAGATCGCCGCGGCCGCCCGGGGCGCCGCGGACCTGGCGCGGCTGGCCCGGCTCCAGGCGACGCTCGGGTCGGCGGGGATCGTGGTGGCCATGG
The window above is part of the Planctomycetota bacterium genome. Proteins encoded here:
- a CDS encoding DUF2851 family protein → MTVPSLLTEGDLQAIWERGRFGRRGLLTEDARPLVVEHPGVRSFEGGPDFRAARLVLGGRRVTGDVEVHLTPSGWTAHGHDRDPAYAGVVLHVVLRRDPFREPPPGPPVLVLEPYLFEAAGSDPEPAPGPAELDALGDRWFAERRARLARGMERRGAEETLYREILVALGYKHNKAAMAELARRCPLSALPETAGEIEARLQAEARALPAGMWRLRNVRPANHPFRRLSGLARFLAAARDEGLARGLARRATLEEMRAWLDPDGTGLIGPDRALEIALNIFVPFLGEEAWRRAAGGPPPALPGALRRLRGRLRIDTVRRYFGALRWARRFDLLLPEGRAKLEKLGRQGLPGWGAVP